AACGGCTCGATCGTCAACATCGCCTCGGCGGTGGGGGCGGATGCCACCGCGCCCAACCGCTACGTCTACGGCGCCTCGAAGGCGGCGGTGGTGGGTCTCACCAAGGCGGTGGCGCGCGACTTCATCCGCAGCGGCGTGCGGGCGAACGCGATCTGCCCCGGCACCATCCAGTCGCCCTCGCTCGACGAGCGCATCGCGGCGCTCGCCGCGATGAACGAGACCTCGGTCGAGGCCGCCCGCCAGGCCTTCATCGACCGCCAGCCGATGGGCCGGCTCGGCACCCCGGAGGAGATGGCCCTGCTCGCGGTCTACCTCGCCTCCGACGAGTCGCGCTTCACCACCGGCCAGACCCACGTCGCCGACGGCGGCTTCACGCTCTGACGACGGCGAAGGAGGCAGTTCCCATGCATATCCTCATCCTCGGCGCCGCCGGCATGGTCGGCCGCAAGCTCCTCGACCGGCTGGTCAAGGACGGCAGCTTGGGCGGCGAGACGATCTCGCGCCTGACCCTGCACGACGTCGTGCCGCCGGAGGCGCCGGCCGGCACCAAGATCCCGGTCTCGCTCTCGGCCTCCGACTTCTCCGAGCCCGGCGAGGCCGAGCGCCTGGTCGCCGCCCGTCCGGACGTGATCTTCCACCTCGCCGCCATCGTGTCGGGCGAGGCCGAGGCCGATTTCGACAAGGGCTACCGCATCAACCTCGACGGTACGCGCCGCCTCTACGACGCGGTGCGGGCGATCGGCGAGGGCTACAAGCCCCGCTTCGTCTTCACCTCGTCGGTGGCGGTGTTCGGCGCGCCGATGCCGGAGCCGATCCCCGACGAGTACCTGACGGCGCCGCTCACCAGCTACGGCACCCAGAAGGCGATCGGCGAACTCCTGCTCTCCGACTACTCGCGCCGCGGCATCTTCGACGGCGTCGGCATCCGCCTGCCGACCATCTGCGTGCGGCCGGGCAAGCCCAACAAGGCGGCCTCCGGCTTCTTCTCCGGCATCATCCGCGAGCCGCTGGCCGGCCAGGACGCCGTGCTGCCGGTCTCCGACCAGGTCCGCCATTGGCACGCCTCGCCGCGCTCCGCGGTGGGCTTCCTGATCCACGCCGCGACGATCGACACCGGGCGCCTCGGCGACCGCCGCAACCTGACCATGCCGGGCGTCGGCGCGACCGTGGCCGAGCAGATCGAGGCCCTGCGCCGCGCCGCCGGCGACGCCGCCGTCGCCCGCATCCGCCGCGAGCCCGATCCCACGATCGAGCGCATCGTCGCCGGCTGGCCCCGCACCTTCGACACCCGGCGGGCCCTGGAGCTCGGCTTCAAGGCCGAGCCGGACTTCGACGCCATCGTGCGGGCGCATATCGAGGACGAGCTGGGCGGGAAGGTGCCGGCGTAAGGTCCGTCCTTGTCATCAAAACGCGGGTTTCTCCTCGCCCCGCGGGCGGGGAGAGGACTGTGCTCCCGTTCAGGGAGCGCAGTGAGCCCGCAGGGCGAGGGTGAGGGGGTGTTTCCGGAGGAGCCTCATCCGGAGATACCCCCTCACCCTCGCTCCGGCTGCGCCTTCGCTTGCCGTGCACCCTGAACAGGCGCACGGCCCTCTCCCCGCCTGCGGGGAGAGGAGAAGACCCGGCCAGCAACGCCAAAGTTGGCGCACAAAAAGAAACGGGCGGCACTCGCGTGCCGCCCGTTCTCAATTCCAGCCGGGTGAAGCTCAGCCGCGCTGGGCCACGGTCACGTAATCCCGCTTCGGGGCGCCGGTATAGAGCTGGCGCGGACGGCCGATCTTCTGGGACGGGTCCTCGATCATCTCGGCCCACTGGCTGATCCAGCCGACGGTGCGGGCGAGCGCGAACAGCACCGTGAACATCGAGGTCGGGAAGCCCATCGCCTTGAGGGTGATGCCCGAGTAGAAGTCGATGTTCGGGTAGAGCTTCTTCTCGATGAAGTACTCGTCCTTGAGGGCGATCTGCTCCAGCTCCATCGCGACGTCGAGCAGCGGATCGTCCTTGATGCCGAGCTCGCTCAAGACCTCGTGGGTGGTCTTCTGCATGATGCGGGCGCGCGGGTCGTAGTTCTTGTAGACCCGGTGACCGAAGCCCATCAGGCGGAAGGGATCGTTCTTGTCCTTGGCCTTGGCGACGTACTCGCCGACGCGCTCAGGGGTGCCGATCTCGGCCAGCATCTTCAGCGCCGCCTCGTTGGCGCCGCCATGAGCGGGACCCCACAGGCAGGCGATGCCGGCGGCGATGCAGGCGAAGGGGTTGGCGCCCGAGGAGCCGGCCAGACGCACCGTCGAGGTCGAGGCGTTCTGCTCGTGGTCGGCGTGCAGGATGAAGATCCGGTCGAGAGCCCGCGACAGCACGGGGTTCGGCTGATACTCCTCGCACGGCACCGCGAAGCACATCCGCAGGAAGTTCGAGGTGTAGTCGAGGTCGTTCTTCGGATACACGAAGGGCTGGCCGATCGTGTACTTGTACGCCATGGCCGCCAGCGTCGGCATCTTGGCGATCATGCGCATGGAGGCGACCATGCGCTGCTTCTCGTCCGTGATGTCGGTCGAGTCGTGGTAGAAGGCCGAGAGCGCGCCGACCGAGGCGACCATGACGGCCATCGGGTGGGCGTCGCGGCGGAAGCCCTGGAAGAACCGGTTCATCTGGTCATGCACCATGGTGTGGCGCGTGACGCGGTAGTCGAAATCGGCCTTCTGCGCCGCGGTCGGCAGCTCGCCGTACAGCAGCAGGTAGCAGGTCTCGAGGAAGTCGCCGTGCTCGGCCAGCTGCTCGATCGGGTAGCCCCGATACAGCAGCACGCCCTCGTCACCGTCGATGTAGGTGATCTTCGATTCGCAGGACGCCGTCGAGGTGAAGCCCGGGTCGTAGGTGAACTGGCCGGTCTGCGCGTAGAGCTTGCTGATGTCGATGACGCTCGGACCGATGGTGCCGGTCTTGGTGGGCATCTCGATCGCGCGGTCGTTCACCGTGAGGGTGCTGGTGGGGAGGCTCATGGGGTTGCGGACCCTTTCCATCAACGAGACTGAGCGTCGTCGCCTCGACCGCGGCCCCCGGGGCAGGGCGGCGAACTTTGCTGCGGGTGCTCACTCGCCGACCGGGTTAGCGGATCGACGCACCGGCATCAACCACGCCCCCCGGCTCGGGTGACAGAATTCAGTTTCTGTTCAGGGGTCGTCGGATCACCCCCGCGACACGGATTCGCGGGGGCTGCGCGGTGGGGTTGTGCCTCGGGCGGCGGCATGCCCACGCCTTGGGCAGCCGCTTCTCCCTGCCTCAGGCGGCGGCTTCTCTCTGCCTCAGGCGGCGGCCTGCACCCGCAGGCGCGCGAGGCTCTCCTCGCGGCCGAGCACCGCCATCACGTCGAAGAGCGGCGGCGAGGTCGTGCGGCCGGTCAGCGCCGCGCGCAGGGGCTGGGCCACCTGCCCGAGCTTGACCCCGGCGGTCTCGGCGAAGTGCCGCACCGCACCCTCGGTCGCGGCGGCGCTCCACTCGGTCAGCGCCTCGAGGTGGGGCAGGGCGCCGGCCAGCCGCTCGCGCCCGCCATTGCCGAGGAGGCCGGTCGCCTTCTCGTCGAGGGTGAGCGGGCTCGCATAGAGGTAGTAGGCGCTGTCGACGAGCTCGATCAGGGTCTTGGCCCGCTCCTTCAGGCCCGGCATCGCGGCGATGAATTTTTCACGGAGCGCCGGGGCGAGGGGGGCCGAGAGGCCCCAGCGCCGGCCCTGCGTCGGCAGGATCGCCTCGATCGCCTCGACCAGGGCCTCGTCCGAGGACGAGCGGATGTAGTGGCCGTTGAGGTTCTCGAGCTTGGCGAAGTCGAACCGGGCCGGCGAGCGGCCGACCTGGGCGAGGTCGAAGGCGGCGATCATCTCCTCGGTGGAGAAGATCTCCTGGTCGCCGTGGCTCCAGCCGAGGCGCACGAGGTAGTTGCGGAGCGCCGCCGGCAGGTAGCCGAGGTCGCGATAGGCGTCGACCCCGAGCGCGCCGTGGCGCTTCGAGAGCTTGGCCCCGTCCGGCCCGTGGATCAGCGGGATGTGCGACATGTTCGGCACGTCCCAGCCGAGCGCCTGATAGATCTGGGTCTGGCGCGCGCCGTTGGTCAGGTGGTCGTCGCCGCGGATGATGTGGGTCACGCCCATGTCGTGGTCGTCCACCACCACCGCCAGCATGTAGGTCGGGGTGCCGTCCGAGCGCAGCAGGACGAGGTCGTCGAGATCCTTGTTCTGCCAGACGACGCGGCCCTGCACCGCGTCCTCGACCACGGTCTCGCCGTCGGTGGGCGCGCGGAGCCGAATGACCGGCTTGACGCCGGCCGGCGCCTCGGACGGGTCGCGGTCGCGCCAGCGGCCGTCGTAGCGGATCGGCCGGCCCTCGCGCCGGGCGGCCTCGCGCATCTCGGTCAGCTCCTCGGGCGTGGCGTAGCAGTGATAGGCCCGACCCGTTGCGAGCAGCCCCTCGGCCACCTCGCGGTGCCGGGCGGCGCGGGCGAACTGGTAGACCACGTCGCCGTCCCAATCGAGGCCGAGCCAGGCGAGCCCGTCGAGGATCGCGTCGATGGCGCCTTGCGTCGAGCGCTCGCGGTCGGTGTCCTCGATGCGCAGCAGCATCCGCCCGCCGTGCCGGCGCGCGTAGAGCCAGTTGAACAACGCCGTGCGACCCCCGCCGATGTGGAGGAAGCCCGTGGGCGACGGGGCAAAGCGGGTGACGACGGAGGACATGCGCGACGAGAACCGGGTGAGAGCGAAAAAACGGTGTGGCCGGGGCCGTTAGGGCAGGGTCGCTCGAGTCGACCCGCCGGCGCCGGGTCCTGTAGCATGCGCGAGACGAGCCGTTAAGAAACCGTCTCCGGGGCCGGTCCTTCGCCGCATGCCCGGGATGCGCGCGGGATCGTCGCATCGGGACGCGGGATGGCGGGAGCGGGTGCAGGGGCCGGGGGTGTAGGGACCGGGATCGTGACGCGCGGCTGGCGCGCGCTGCCGGCGCCCGCTCTGCTGCTGCCGGCGCTCGGGGCCCGCCTTTCCGCCGGGCTCGCCGCGGAGGCCGCGCAGCGCCGGCTCTTTCCGTGGCTCGCCGTCGCCTTCGGGGCCGGGGCGCTCCTGTTCCTCACCGTGGCGGACGGCCCGCCGGTGCTGGCCGCGCCGCTCGGCACCGGCCTCGCGCTGGCGGGCGCCGCCGTCGCGCTCCGGGCCCGCGCGGTGGCGCCGGCCCTCCTGCTCGCGGCCTCCTTCGTGTTCTTCGGTTTCGCCGCTGCCGCCATCCGCACCGCGAGCGTCGCGGCCCCGGTCGTCGCCCGTACGGTGATCGCGCCGCTCCACGGCTTCGTCGAGGCGCTGGAGGAGCGCGAGGAGGGCGCGCGACTGGTGGTGCGGGTCGTGCGGCTCGGCGAGATGCCGGCCGCCGAGCGCCCGGCCCGGGTGCGGGTGTCGTACCGCCGCGCCGACGGATTGAGGCCCGGCGACTACATCGAGGCCAAGGCCCGCCTTCTCCCGCCGCCGGAACCGGCGCGGCCGGGCGGCTACGACTTCTCCCGCGACGCGTATTTCCGCGGCATCGGCGCGGTCGGTTCGCTCCTCGGCTCGGCGACGGTCAAGGCCCCGCCCGAGCCGGCGCCGCTCGCCTTGCGCCTCGCCGCCGGCCTCGACGAGGCCCGCAACGCGCTCACCCGCCGCATCGCCGAATCGAACGGCGGCCAAGGTGGTTCCGCCCAGGGCGGCATCACCCAGGCCGGCGCGGTGGCGGCGGCCCTCGTCACCGGCAAGCGCGGCCTGATCGACCAGGACACCAACGACACCCTGCGGGCGGCGGGGATCTACCACGTCGTGTCCATCTCCGGTTTGCACATGGTGCTGGCCGCCGGCGTGGTGTTCTGGCTCGCCCGGGCGCTCCTCGCCCTCGTGCCGGGCCTGGCGCTCGCCTGGCCGATCAAGAAGATGGCCGCGGTCCTGGCGATGGTCGCGGTCACGGGCTACTGCGCCTTCTCCGGCTGGGACCTCGCGGCCGAGCGCTCGCTGGTGATGACCCTGGTGATGCTCGGGGCGATCCTGGTCGACCGGCCGGCGCTCAGCCTGCGCAACCTCGCGCTCGCCGCCCTGATCTCGCTCGCCCGCGAGCCGGAGGGGCTGCTCGGCCCGAGCTTCCAGATGTCGTTCGGCGCCGTGGCGGGCCTCGTCGCCTGCGCGCGGCTGATCGACGGGCGCCTGTGGAACCCGGAGGGGGCCGGGCCGGTCACGCGGGGTCTCGCCTGGCTGCTGGCCACCGTGATCGGCACGCTCGCCACCACGCTGGTGGCGCAGATCGCCACCGCGCCCTTCGCCACCTACCACTTCCAGACCGTCCAGCCCTTCGGCCTCGTCGGCAACGCCCTGACCCTGCCGCTCGTCTCGCTCGTGGTGATGCCGGCGGCGGTGCTCGGCATCCTGGCCCACCCCTTCGCCCTCGACCGGCCGGTCTGGTGGGCGATGGGCCTGGCCGTGCGCGGCATGCTCGACATCTCGGCCTGGATCGAGAGCTTCGACCGCGCGACCGTGGTGCTGCCGGCCTTCGGCCCCGGCGCCCTGGGCCTGATGACGGTAGCCCTCCTGCTCCTGGTGCTGCCGGTGTCGGGCCTGCGCTGGCTCGGCCTCGCCCCCGGCCTCGTCGGCCTCGCTCTGGCCGCGAGCCCGGTGCGGCCCGACCTCTACGTCGACCGCGAGGGCGGGGCCGCGGCCCTGCGCGGGAGCGACGGGCGCCTCGTCGTGCTGGGCAAGCCCCCCGCCTTCGTGCTCGAGCAGTGGCTGAAGGCCGACGGCGACGGCCGCTCGCGCGACGATCCCGGGCTGACGGCCGGCGCCCGCTGCGACAGGCTCGGCTGCGTCGCCCACGGCCCCGGAGGCGTCAGCGTCGCCCTGGTGCGCGACAAGCGCGCCTTCGCGGAGGATTGCGCCCGGGCGACCGTGGTGGTCACCCGGCTCGAGGCGCCGCCGGGTTGCGCCGCGGCGCACGTCCTCGACCGGAGGTTCCTGGCGGCGCACGGGTCCACGACCCTGCGCTTCACGCCGGAGGGCGCGGTGGTCGAGACCGCCAAGCGGCCGGGAGAGGCGCGGCCGTGGCGGCCGGCGCCGGTGAAGGCGCCCGCCCCGCCGGCACCAGCCGCGCCATCGCAGATCACCCCCGGACCTGCCGCCCCTGCCGAGGCGCCCGGACCGACGGCGCCGGCCGCGCCGCCGGACGGCGAGGATGCCGAGGTCCAGGCCGACCCGTGACGCACCGGCCGCCGGTGCGGAAAGCCGGCCTCTGGCGACCGCGAAGGCAGCGTTCGTCCCTTACGGCTTGTTGCCCCCTTCGCCGCCGCCCAAGCTGCGGGCATCTCGGAACGGAAGGACCCCCACCATGCCGCCGCGCATCCCGCTCAGCCC
The sequence above is drawn from the Methylobacterium terrae genome and encodes:
- a CDS encoding SDR family oxidoreductase is translated as MAGRLTGKRAVVTAAGQGIGRAIAAAFLAEGAEVLATDLDAGKLEGLAGAKAHSLDVRSETAIASFAKGAGPVDVLVNAAGFVHHGTILDCTDAEWDLAFDLNVRSMHRTIRAFLPGMLERGNGSIVNIASAVGADATAPNRYVYGASKAAVVGLTKAVARDFIRSGVRANAICPGTIQSPSLDERIAALAAMNETSVEAARQAFIDRQPMGRLGTPEEMALLAVYLASDESRFTTGQTHVADGGFTL
- the denD gene encoding D-erythronate dehydrogenase; this encodes MHILILGAAGMVGRKLLDRLVKDGSLGGETISRLTLHDVVPPEAPAGTKIPVSLSASDFSEPGEAERLVAARPDVIFHLAAIVSGEAEADFDKGYRINLDGTRRLYDAVRAIGEGYKPRFVFTSSVAVFGAPMPEPIPDEYLTAPLTSYGTQKAIGELLLSDYSRRGIFDGVGIRLPTICVRPGKPNKAASGFFSGIIREPLAGQDAVLPVSDQVRHWHASPRSAVGFLIHAATIDTGRLGDRRNLTMPGVGATVAEQIEALRRAAGDAAVARIRREPDPTIERIVAGWPRTFDTRRALELGFKAEPDFDAIVRAHIEDELGGKVPA
- the gltA gene encoding citrate synthase; translation: MSLPTSTLTVNDRAIEMPTKTGTIGPSVIDISKLYAQTGQFTYDPGFTSTASCESKITYIDGDEGVLLYRGYPIEQLAEHGDFLETCYLLLYGELPTAAQKADFDYRVTRHTMVHDQMNRFFQGFRRDAHPMAVMVASVGALSAFYHDSTDITDEKQRMVASMRMIAKMPTLAAMAYKYTIGQPFVYPKNDLDYTSNFLRMCFAVPCEEYQPNPVLSRALDRIFILHADHEQNASTSTVRLAGSSGANPFACIAAGIACLWGPAHGGANEAALKMLAEIGTPERVGEYVAKAKDKNDPFRLMGFGHRVYKNYDPRARIMQKTTHEVLSELGIKDDPLLDVAMELEQIALKDEYFIEKKLYPNIDFYSGITLKAMGFPTSMFTVLFALARTVGWISQWAEMIEDPSQKIGRPRQLYTGAPKRDYVTVAQRG
- the gltX gene encoding glutamate--tRNA ligase, with product MSSVVTRFAPSPTGFLHIGGGRTALFNWLYARRHGGRMLLRIEDTDRERSTQGAIDAILDGLAWLGLDWDGDVVYQFARAARHREVAEGLLATGRAYHCYATPEELTEMREAARREGRPIRYDGRWRDRDPSEAPAGVKPVIRLRAPTDGETVVEDAVQGRVVWQNKDLDDLVLLRSDGTPTYMLAVVVDDHDMGVTHIIRGDDHLTNGARQTQIYQALGWDVPNMSHIPLIHGPDGAKLSKRHGALGVDAYRDLGYLPAALRNYLVRLGWSHGDQEIFSTEEMIAAFDLAQVGRSPARFDFAKLENLNGHYIRSSSDEALVEAIEAILPTQGRRWGLSAPLAPALREKFIAAMPGLKERAKTLIELVDSAYYLYASPLTLDEKATGLLGNGGRERLAGALPHLEALTEWSAAATEGAVRHFAETAGVKLGQVAQPLRAALTGRTTSPPLFDVMAVLGREESLARLRVQAAA
- a CDS encoding ComEC/Rec2 family competence protein, whose amino-acid sequence is MAGAGAGAGGVGTGIVTRGWRALPAPALLLPALGARLSAGLAAEAAQRRLFPWLAVAFGAGALLFLTVADGPPVLAAPLGTGLALAGAAVALRARAVAPALLLAASFVFFGFAAAAIRTASVAAPVVARTVIAPLHGFVEALEEREEGARLVVRVVRLGEMPAAERPARVRVSYRRADGLRPGDYIEAKARLLPPPEPARPGGYDFSRDAYFRGIGAVGSLLGSATVKAPPEPAPLALRLAAGLDEARNALTRRIAESNGGQGGSAQGGITQAGAVAAALVTGKRGLIDQDTNDTLRAAGIYHVVSISGLHMVLAAGVVFWLARALLALVPGLALAWPIKKMAAVLAMVAVTGYCAFSGWDLAAERSLVMTLVMLGAILVDRPALSLRNLALAALISLAREPEGLLGPSFQMSFGAVAGLVACARLIDGRLWNPEGAGPVTRGLAWLLATVIGTLATTLVAQIATAPFATYHFQTVQPFGLVGNALTLPLVSLVVMPAAVLGILAHPFALDRPVWWAMGLAVRGMLDISAWIESFDRATVVLPAFGPGALGLMTVALLLLVLPVSGLRWLGLAPGLVGLALAASPVRPDLYVDREGGAAALRGSDGRLVVLGKPPAFVLEQWLKADGDGRSRDDPGLTAGARCDRLGCVAHGPGGVSVALVRDKRAFAEDCARATVVVTRLEAPPGCAAAHVLDRRFLAAHGSTTLRFTPEGAVVETAKRPGEARPWRPAPVKAPAPPAPAAPSQITPGPAAPAEAPGPTAPAAPPDGEDAEVQADP